In Crassostrea angulata isolate pt1a10 chromosome 4, ASM2561291v2, whole genome shotgun sequence, one genomic interval encodes:
- the LOC128182404 gene encoding uncharacterized protein LOC128182404, with translation MTLVLKPKHSLLGKSLLPVIMELKSNQPGMQIDTFARLKKDHPLEKYSLEELKVEFNRLTGETIQSLLIILSQEESVDLVRKIMHFSILHANNVGAPKGQVLTEIAPSAAGSSGPCTGNGDGAANLEDRLKGLEQNVSVLKSKSGEQKVDDAIRQVEVTQDERSSLTRNLKSFDYFSENRLQYLYSLVDNSSYAKKLSSLGKEFNKFVREQFYVDILQTTPYHVQMFLIFKDKKGKTKVHDIHCGYLGKMSDVSECSCPKRLAFGTVQSLIGQLKTVFEDLGLGKDWDRNLNGGNPACAPMVKKYLKAIKKEQSIAHIVPKQAKPLFLSKLKAICCYIDENLQSGSLGVDKRFIYLRDQAFFKIQFFAGDRANDLGQCIAQEMKCLPDNEGLLFSHMVGKTLSNGQVNQFTIFRIHDKSVCPVHGLETYAVGVKSLGIDISSGYLFRPLSRSGKEILDAPLSSSVVYTRLKHYLAVLGVDQGETPHSLRSGCTISLALSGLDQSSGVIMNHIGWATKSTFERYSRISKIADRGVIGTALAGVASREGDAERKFLKFGDDSNLKPFL, from the exons ATGACCTTGGTGTTGAAGCCAAAGCATTCATTATTGGGGAAGAGCTTGTTGCCGGTGATTATGGAATTGAAGTCTAATCAACCTGGGATGCAGATAGATACATTCGCACGGTTGAAGAAGGATCATCCATTAGAGAAATATTCGTTGGAAGAGTTGAAAGTAGAATTCAACAGACTTACAGGGGAGACAATCCAGTCTTTGTTGATCATCCTGAGTCAGGAGGAGTCAGTGGATTTGGTTAGGAAGATTAtgcatttttcaattttgcaTGCAAATAATGTGGGAGCACCCAAGGGTCAGGTTTTGACGGAGATAGCGCCATCTGCTGCTGGTAGCAGTG GTCCTTGTACTGGTAACGGGGATGGTGCGGCCAATCTTGAAGATAGACTGAAAGGATTGGAGCAGAACGTATCGGTGTTGAAGTCTAAGTCAGGAGAACAGAAGGTGGATGATGCAATCCGACAG GTGGAGGTTACACAGGATGAAAGGTCTTCACTTACAAGAAATTTGAAGagttttgattattttagtGAAAACCGTCTCCAGTATTTGTATTCTTTGGTAGATAATTCTAGTTATGCTAAAAAACTGTCATCTTTAGGGAAAGAATTCAATAAGTTCGTCAGAGAACAATTTTATGTGGATATTTTGCAGACTACCCCGTATCATGTGcaaatgtttttgatatttaaagatAAGAAAGGGAAAACAAAGGTTCATGATATTCATTGTGGATATTTAGGGAAGATGTCTGATGTAAGTGAATGTTCATGTCCAAAGAGATTAGCTTTTGGAACAGTTCAGTCTTTGATCGGTCAGTTGAAAACAGTATTTGAGGATTTAGGGTTGGGAAAAGATTGGGATAGGAATTTGAATGGGGGTAATCCTGCATGTGCCCCTATggtaaagaaatatttgaagGCAATCAAAAAAGAGCAGTCAATAGCACACATTGTTCCAAAACAGGCAAAAcctttatttttgtcaaaattaaaaGCTATTTGTTGTTATATTGATGAAAATCTGCAGTCAGGAAGTCTGGGGGTGGATAAGAGGTTTATTTACTTGAGGGATCAggcttttttcaaaattcagttTTTTGCAGGAGATCGAGCAAATGATTTAGGACAATGTATTGCTCAAGAGATGAAGTGCCTGCCAGATAATGAAGGTTTGCTTTTTTCTCATATGGTAGGAAAAACTTTGTCAAACGGTCAGGTGAATCAGTTTACTATATTTAGAATTCATGATAAATCTGTGTGTCCTGTGCATGGTTTAGAAACATATGCTGTAGGAGTGAAGTCATTAGGCATTGACATTTCTTCTGGTTACTTGTTCAGGCCTTTGAGCCGTTCGGGTAAGGAGATTTTGGATGCACCTTTATCCTCGTCAGTAGTTTATACTAGATTGAAACACTACCTTGCAGTGTTAGGTGTGGATCAAGGGGAAACTCCACATAGTTTAAGATCAGGTTGTACAATATCCTTAGCTTTGTCGGGGTTGGATCAATCTTCTGGAGTTATTATGAACCATATCGGTTGGGCTACAAAATCCACTTTCGAAAGATACTCTAGAATTTCAAAGATTGCTGATAGGGGAGTCATAGGGACAGCACTGGCAGGGGTTGCATCTCGGGAAGGAGACGCTGAgagaaaattcttaaaatttggagatgattcaaatttaaaaccatttttgTAG
- the LOC128182406 gene encoding ninjurin-1-like yields the protein MSPGNSSEQTVSLEMSPNDKDSLTGTNEMVVTSAARPMNDSQDRTDFKDVLTNGDTDGTSNNNPSGNVFADRQNIVRGFCDASLMAANVSQLRAVLDGDPAYRFFTPLLVLIGLSLILHIGFGLIMIQRWRKARKAHLEHMKKAEELDSQGPNMIASDPRGIVCACEWCATVEWYDEISIFIVFFVIVLNVVIAVLGLRDSQ from the exons ATGTCTCCCGGCAACAGCTCCGAACAGACTGTTTCGTTAGAGATGAGTCCAAATGACAAAGACAGTCTGACTGGTACCAACGAAATGGTTGTCACTTCAGCTGCTAGACCA aTGAACGATTCTCAAGACAGAACAGATTTCAAAGATGTTTTAACCAATGGC GACACAGATGGCACTAGCAACAACAATCCTTCTGGAAATGTTTTCGCTGACAGACAAAACATCGTTCGAGGGTTCTGCGACGCATCACTAATGGCGGCAAACGTGTCTCAGCTACGCGCGGTATTGGACGGGGACCCGGCATACAGATTCTTCACCCCTCTACTGGTCTTGATTGGACTGTCTTTGATCTTACACATAGGGTTTGGTCTTATAATGATTCAAAGGTGGCGAAAAGCAAGAAAAGCCCACTTGGAACATATGAAGAAAGCCGAAGAGTTGGACTCGCAAGGGCCCAATATGATTGCAAGCGACCCCCGAGGGATCGTCTGTGCGTGCGAATGGTGTGCGACTGTTGAGTGGTACGATGAGATCAGTATATTCATTgtgttttttgttattgttttgaatGTTGTGATCGCAGTACTAGGATTAAGGGACAGCCAGTAG
- the LOC128181725 gene encoding uncharacterized protein LOC128181725 isoform X1, with product MSPGNSSEQTVSLEMSPNDKDSLTGTNEMVVTSAARPMNDSQDRTDFNDVVTMYNGDTGGTSNNNPSGSVFTDRQNIVQGFCDASLMAANVSQLRAVLDGDPAYRFFTPLLVLIGLSLILHIGFGFIMIQRWRKARKAHLEHVKKAKESDSQGQGPNTIASDPRGIVCACEWCATVEWYDEISIFIVFFVIVLNVVIAVLGLRDSK from the exons ATGTCTCCCGGCAACAGTTCCGAACAGACTGTATCATTAGAGATGAGTCCAAATGACAAAGACAGTCTGACTGGTACCAACGAAATGGTTGTCACTTCAGCTGCTAGACCA ATGAACGATTCTCAAGACAGAACAGATTTCAATGATGTTGTAACCATGTACAATGGC GACACAGGTGGCACTAGCAACAACAATCCTTCTGGGAGTGTTTTCACTGACAGACAAAACATCGTTCAAGGGTTCTGCGACGCATCACTAATGGCGGCAAATGTGTCTCAGCTACGCGCGGTATTGGACGGGGACCCGGCATACAGATTCTTCACCCCTCTACTGGTCTTGATTGGACTGTCTTTGATCTTACACATAGGGTTTGGTTTTATAATGATTCAAAGGTGGCGAAAAGCAAGAAAAGCCCACTTGGAACATGTGAAGAAAGCCAAAGAGTCGGACTCGCAGGGGCAGGGGCCCAATACGATAGCAAGCGACCCCCGAGGGATCGTCTGTGCCTGCGAATGGTGTGCGACTGTTGAGTGGTACGATGAGATCAGTATATTCATTgtgttttttgttattgttttgaatGTTGTGATCGCAGTACTAGGGTTAAGGGACAGCAAGTAG
- the LOC128181725 gene encoding ninjurin-1-like isoform X2, with protein sequence MSPGNSSEQTVSLEMSPNDKDSLTGTNEMVVTSAARPDTGGTSNNNPSGSVFTDRQNIVQGFCDASLMAANVSQLRAVLDGDPAYRFFTPLLVLIGLSLILHIGFGFIMIQRWRKARKAHLEHVKKAKESDSQGQGPNTIASDPRGIVCACEWCATVEWYDEISIFIVFFVIVLNVVIAVLGLRDSK encoded by the exons ATGTCTCCCGGCAACAGTTCCGAACAGACTGTATCATTAGAGATGAGTCCAAATGACAAAGACAGTCTGACTGGTACCAACGAAATGGTTGTCACTTCAGCTGCTAGACCA GACACAGGTGGCACTAGCAACAACAATCCTTCTGGGAGTGTTTTCACTGACAGACAAAACATCGTTCAAGGGTTCTGCGACGCATCACTAATGGCGGCAAATGTGTCTCAGCTACGCGCGGTATTGGACGGGGACCCGGCATACAGATTCTTCACCCCTCTACTGGTCTTGATTGGACTGTCTTTGATCTTACACATAGGGTTTGGTTTTATAATGATTCAAAGGTGGCGAAAAGCAAGAAAAGCCCACTTGGAACATGTGAAGAAAGCCAAAGAGTCGGACTCGCAGGGGCAGGGGCCCAATACGATAGCAAGCGACCCCCGAGGGATCGTCTGTGCCTGCGAATGGTGTGCGACTGTTGAGTGGTACGATGAGATCAGTATATTCATTgtgttttttgttattgttttgaatGTTGTGATCGCAGTACTAGGGTTAAGGGACAGCAAGTAG
- the LOC128180872 gene encoding uncharacterized protein LOC128180872 isoform X1, whose product MTAGNEIVPLEDIPNDQGGTDNRDGMAGTIDDNRDGMAGTIDDNRNGMDEIDIIVKPTARPTTLNMKNNSDEVDFRRFQGFDEPDAPNNNGSSKNVFTDRQNIVRGLCDASLMAANISQLRAVLDGDHGNKYFIPLLIMIGLALFWHIVFGLLMIQRWRKERRAELEHQRDVENAAGTPVSRSSNPRGVTCLCSWCECVEWYDEVSMFCMYFVIILNVAIAGLGLTSTDNK is encoded by the exons ATGACTGCCGGCAATGAGATTGTACCATTAGAGGATATTCCCAATGACCAGGGTGGCACTGACAACAGGGATGGAATGGCGGGTACAATCGATGACAACAGGGATGGAATGGCGGGTACAATCGATGACAACAGGAATGGAATGGATGAAATCGATATAATTGTCAAACCTACTGCTAGGCCGACTACCTTGAAT ATGAAGAACAATTCGGACGAAGTAGACTTCAGACGTTTTCAAGGTTTCGAT GAACCCGATGCCCCAAACAACAACGGGtcttcaaaaaatgttttcactGACAGACAAAACATCGTTCGAGGACTCTGCGACGCATCACTGATGGCGGCAAACATCTCCCAACTACGCGCGGTATTGGACGGAGACCATGGAAACAAATACTTCATACCTCTATTGATCATGATCGGGTTGGCGCTTTTCTGGCATATAGTGTTTGGACTTCTTATGATTCAAAGATGGCGAAAAGAAAGAAGAGCCGAATTGGAACACCAAAGGGATGTCGAAAATGCAGCGGGCACGCCGGTGTCTAGGTCAAGTAATCCACGAGGGGTCACGTGTCTTTGTTCGTGGTGTGAGTGTGTTGAGTGGTATGACGAGGTCAGCATGTTTTGTATGTATTTCGTGATTATTTTGAACGTTGCAATCGCAGGACTAGGTTTGACGTCGACAGACAACAAGTAA
- the LOC128180872 gene encoding uncharacterized protein LOC128180872 isoform X3 — protein sequence MTAGNEIVPLEDIPNDQGGTDNRDGMAGTIDDNRDGMAGTIDDNRNGMDEIDIIVKPTARPTTLNEPDAPNNNGSSKNVFTDRQNIVRGLCDASLMAANISQLRAVLDGDHGNKYFIPLLIMIGLALFWHIVFGLLMIQRWRKERRAELEHQRDVENAAGTPVSRSSNPRGVTCLCSWCECVEWYDEVSMFCMYFVIILNVAIAGLGLTSTDNK from the exons ATGACTGCCGGCAATGAGATTGTACCATTAGAGGATATTCCCAATGACCAGGGTGGCACTGACAACAGGGATGGAATGGCGGGTACAATCGATGACAACAGGGATGGAATGGCGGGTACAATCGATGACAACAGGAATGGAATGGATGAAATCGATATAATTGTCAAACCTACTGCTAGGCCGACTACCTTGAAT GAACCCGATGCCCCAAACAACAACGGGtcttcaaaaaatgttttcactGACAGACAAAACATCGTTCGAGGACTCTGCGACGCATCACTGATGGCGGCAAACATCTCCCAACTACGCGCGGTATTGGACGGAGACCATGGAAACAAATACTTCATACCTCTATTGATCATGATCGGGTTGGCGCTTTTCTGGCATATAGTGTTTGGACTTCTTATGATTCAAAGATGGCGAAAAGAAAGAAGAGCCGAATTGGAACACCAAAGGGATGTCGAAAATGCAGCGGGCACGCCGGTGTCTAGGTCAAGTAATCCACGAGGGGTCACGTGTCTTTGTTCGTGGTGTGAGTGTGTTGAGTGGTATGACGAGGTCAGCATGTTTTGTATGTATTTCGTGATTATTTTGAACGTTGCAATCGCAGGACTAGGTTTGACGTCGACAGACAACAAGTAA
- the LOC128180872 gene encoding uncharacterized protein LOC128180872 isoform X2, protein MTAGNEIVPLEDIPNDQGGTDNRDGMAGTIDDNRDGMAGTIDDNRNGMDEIDIIVKPTARPTTLNNNSDEVDFRRFQGFDEPDAPNNNGSSKNVFTDRQNIVRGLCDASLMAANISQLRAVLDGDHGNKYFIPLLIMIGLALFWHIVFGLLMIQRWRKERRAELEHQRDVENAAGTPVSRSSNPRGVTCLCSWCECVEWYDEVSMFCMYFVIILNVAIAGLGLTSTDNK, encoded by the exons ATGACTGCCGGCAATGAGATTGTACCATTAGAGGATATTCCCAATGACCAGGGTGGCACTGACAACAGGGATGGAATGGCGGGTACAATCGATGACAACAGGGATGGAATGGCGGGTACAATCGATGACAACAGGAATGGAATGGATGAAATCGATATAATTGTCAAACCTACTGCTAGGCCGACTACCTTGAAT AACAATTCGGACGAAGTAGACTTCAGACGTTTTCAAGGTTTCGAT GAACCCGATGCCCCAAACAACAACGGGtcttcaaaaaatgttttcactGACAGACAAAACATCGTTCGAGGACTCTGCGACGCATCACTGATGGCGGCAAACATCTCCCAACTACGCGCGGTATTGGACGGAGACCATGGAAACAAATACTTCATACCTCTATTGATCATGATCGGGTTGGCGCTTTTCTGGCATATAGTGTTTGGACTTCTTATGATTCAAAGATGGCGAAAAGAAAGAAGAGCCGAATTGGAACACCAAAGGGATGTCGAAAATGCAGCGGGCACGCCGGTGTCTAGGTCAAGTAATCCACGAGGGGTCACGTGTCTTTGTTCGTGGTGTGAGTGTGTTGAGTGGTATGACGAGGTCAGCATGTTTTGTATGTATTTCGTGATTATTTTGAACGTTGCAATCGCAGGACTAGGTTTGACGTCGACAGACAACAAGTAA